The genome window GGGCCACCGCTTCGACACTCTCGACACCCATGGGGCCTCCCTGACGCGGGCCGTTGCATTCCCTGCAACATTCATTGCGTATGTCGCTTGCAGCTGTCTAACATCCCAGCCAGCGCCGGGTCAACGGTGCCCGCACCGCACCAGTAGACGCGACGAGGAGCCCCACCATCGTGACCGCCGACGGACGCCGCTCCCCCGACATCGACGTCGTCGCGCTCGGCGAGTCCATGGTCACCTTCCTCCCCACCCGCCCCGGCCGCCTCGCCGACGTCCCCTCCTTCGACCGGGCCATCGGCGGCGCGGAGTCCAACGTGGCCTGCGTACTGGCGGCGGCCGGCCACGCGGTGCGCTGGGTCAGCAGGGTCGGGGCCGACGGCTTCGGCGACCACCTCGTCGAGGAGATCGGCTCCTACGGCGTCGACGTGACCTCCGTACGGCGCGATCCGGCGCGCCCCACGGGCGTGTACTTCCGCACGGCGGGGGACCGGGCCACGGACGCGCACGAGGTCGCGTACTACCGCACCGGTTCCGCAGCCTCGGCCATGTCACCGCGGACCGTGGACCTCGCGGCGGTACGCGCCGGCCGCATCCTCCACCTCTCCGGCATCACGGCGGCCCTCTCCCCCGACTGCCTCAGCCTCCTCCACGCCCTGACGGCCCCCCACCCCCACCGCCCCCTGATCTCCTTCGACGTCAACCACCGCCCCGCCCTCTGGCGCGAAGCCGACGCCCCCCACGTCCTTCTCGACCTGGCCCGCGCCGCCGACATCGTCTTCGTGGGAGAGGACGAGGCGGCCGAGGCCTGGGGGGTGACCGGCGGCCCACACGCCATCCGCACCCTCCTCCCCGAGCCCACCACCCTCGTGGTGAAACAGGGAGCCCACGGAGCCACCCTGTTCGAACGCCCTCAGGCCCCGGCGGACCAATCGCGTACGGCCCAATCGCCCACGGCCCAATCGCCCACGGCCCAATCGCCCACGGACCTGTCGCCCACGGACCCGTCGCGTACGGATCGCCCGCGTACGGATCAGCCGCGTACGGCGGCAAGGGGGCGTGCCGGGGGGTGTCCGCCCGCAGCGGCCGGCGTCCGCTCCCGGGCACTGCCCCACCCGACGGCGCCCGCCGGACCGAGGACGGAGACCCCCCGGCACGCCCCCGACCCCACCCCCACCGCAGGCGCCCCCGAGGCGACGCACCCCCCGCACCCCCCGCGGCCCCCGCACCCCCCGCGGCCCCCGCACCCCCCGCGGCCCACGGACACCACGACGTTCGTCCCCGCCCCCACGGTCCAGGTCGCGGCAGCGATCGGCGCCGGCGACGCCTTCGCCGCCGGCTTCCTCTCCGCCACCCTCCGCGCCCTCCCCGCCCGGGACCGCCTCCGCCACGGCCACCTCATGGCCGCGGCCACCCTCACCGTCCCCGGCGACCTCGGCACCCCACCCCGCCGCGACCACGCCGACCGCCTCGCGGCCCTGGACGACGACACGTGGGGGAGACTTCGACTCGGCCCCGGCTGGACGCAAGCCGAGCAGGCCCCCGAGGAGGTACGCACCCCATGAGCCAGACCGTCGACCGCGCGCTGAGCATCCTGCCGCTGCTCGCCGAGGGCCCCGCCGACCTCGGCCAGGTCGCCGACCGCCTGGGCGTCCACAAGTCCACGGCCCTGCGCCTCCTGCGCACCCTCCACGAACACGGCCTGGTCTACCGTCAGTCCGACCAGCGCTACCGCCTCGGCGCCCGCCTCTTCGCCCTCGCCCAGGAGGCCGTGGAGAACCTCGACATCCGCGAGATCGCCCACCCCCACCTGGTCCGCCTCAACGAACACTGCGGCCACACCGTCCACCTCGCCGTCTACGAGGAGAACGAGGTCCTGTACATCGACAAGGTGGACAGCCGCTACCCGGTCCGCATGTACTCCCGTATCGGCAAGCCGGTCGCCATCACGGTCGCCGCGGTCGCCAAGCTCCTGCTCGCCGACCTCCCGGAACCCGAGCGCCGCACCCTCGCGGAGAAGCTCGACTACCCCCTGTACACGCCCCGTTCGACCCCCAACGCCCCCGCCTTCCTCAAAGAGCTGGCGAGGGTCCGCGAACAGGGCTGGGCCACCGACCTCGGCGGCCACGAGGAGTCCATCAACTGCGTCGCCGCCCCCATCCGGGGCACCGACGGCAGGGTCGTCGCCGCGATGTCGGTCTCCGCGCCCAACGTCGTCGTGACCGCCGACGAACTCCTCACCCTGCTCCCGCTGGTCCGCCGCACCGCGGACGCGATCAGCGGCGAGTACTCCGGCAGAACCGTTCCTAAGGACTGAGCGGGAGTGAGTCCTGTTGCCAGAACCCATGCTCGGCCGAACGCCCCGGACGGTGTTGGGCGTTCTGGTTGCCCGCGTTCGCTCCGCGTCCGGCGCGCACGGATCGTGTCCGTGGTCCGGGGACGCGGGGGCGGGTTCCCTCACGGCCAAGGGCTCCTGGTCGGGCCTGGACGGTCCGATGCCCCACCGCATCACTCCGGTGCTGTGGGGGCGGTGTCGTCCGTCGCCGGATCGGGTGTCCTTGGGCGCGCCTTCCGATCGCCACGGCGGCAGCATCGTGGCGAGTGGTCTTGCGGGTCGTGCTGGTGAGGGGCCTTTGCCAGTGCTGGGCTCCCCAGCGGCTGGTGTGGGCGGGGTCGACGGCGATGACCGCGATACCCGTCTGATCCGCCATCGACGCCAGTCTGGCGCGGAGCTTGCCGGTGGGCATACCGGAAACAAGCTGCCGGAACCGCTTACGTCGTCCGTGCTTCTCCCGGGTCTTCTCGGCGGCGAAGTCCAGGTCCTCCACCGCGACCGCCTTGACGCCGCACGCGTGGGCCCAGTGCAGGAGGCGGGTGAGGGCGTGGCGGATCTGGGCGTCACGGTGTTCGGCGGTGCCGGTCAGGTCGTAGCAGAAGCGGCGCGGGCTGCCGGTCGGGTTGCCGTGGGTGTCGAGGCGCCAGGCGGCAAGGTGATCGGCGTTCATGTCGACGCCGATCACACCGTGCGCGAGCGCGGTCTCGATCGGGAGGGTGGGGGTGGGCGGGATCTGCCAGGAGGCGGTCAGGTACCAGCGGGTGCGGCCGGTGTCGTAGTGGATGCGGTAGGCGACGGCCCGGTCGGCCGCGACGCGGTCCGCCCACTCGCCGCCCCGGTGCGCGAACGCGACCCGGTCGGCGAGGACGTAGCGGCCGTGCGGGGCGTTCGACAGATGCGCGAGCGGGGCAGGCAGTTTGATGCTCACCTCGCCGTCGGGGCTGACGCGGATGGTCTCGTTGCCGTAGCGCTTGCCGGACTCCCCGTCCGCCTGGCAGAACCAGCGCTCCGCCTCCCAACGCCCCCGCCACGCGGACTCGGTCAGCCCGGCCGCCTCCAGGTGGTGCCGGGTGCGGGCCAGGCGCTTGCCGCCACGTACGACGTGCACGATGCCGGCCTCGCGGTCGGCCCGCGCGGCAGTCAACCGGTCTTCCAGCACCCGCAGGCGCCGCGACTTGGCATGCCATTCCCGCGCGGACCGGTAACCCCCGGGCGCCTTCCTCGTCCCCTTCTGCCCGACCGGCGGCGACAGCCGGTCCTCGATGGTGCGGACGCCGGCTTCCAGGTTCTGGATGTGCGCCAGATGGCAGCGCCGCGCCAGTGCCCACTGGTCGTGCGTGGCCTTGGTGATACTGCCCGCCCACCGCGACGACGACAGCGGCGTCAGCTCCCGCTTACGCACCGCCCACGACTCACCGGAGTGGTCCAGGCCGTCCCGGCAGCGCACCTTGAGGTCCTTCGCCGCCAGCGACCCCAGGTGC of Streptomyces phaeolivaceus contains these proteins:
- a CDS encoding IclR family transcriptional regulator; this translates as MSQTVDRALSILPLLAEGPADLGQVADRLGVHKSTALRLLRTLHEHGLVYRQSDQRYRLGARLFALAQEAVENLDIREIAHPHLVRLNEHCGHTVHLAVYEENEVLYIDKVDSRYPVRMYSRIGKPVAITVAAVAKLLLADLPEPERRTLAEKLDYPLYTPRSTPNAPAFLKELARVREQGWATDLGGHEESINCVAAPIRGTDGRVVAAMSVSAPNVVVTADELLTLLPLVRRTADAISGEYSGRTVPKD
- a CDS encoding PfkB family carbohydrate kinase, with protein sequence MVTFLPTRPGRLADVPSFDRAIGGAESNVACVLAAAGHAVRWVSRVGADGFGDHLVEEIGSYGVDVTSVRRDPARPTGVYFRTAGDRATDAHEVAYYRTGSAASAMSPRTVDLAAVRAGRILHLSGITAALSPDCLSLLHALTAPHPHRPLISFDVNHRPALWREADAPHVLLDLARAADIVFVGEDEAAEAWGVTGGPHAIRTLLPEPTTLVVKQGAHGATLFERPQAPADQSRTAQSPTAQSPTAQSPTDLSPTDPSRTDRPRTDQPRTAARGRAGGCPPAAAGVRSRALPHPTAPAGPRTETPRHAPDPTPTAGAPEATHPPHPPRPPHPPRPPHPPRPTDTTTFVPAPTVQVAAAIGAGDAFAAGFLSATLRALPARDRLRHGHLMAAATLTVPGDLGTPPRRDHADRLAALDDDTWGRLRLGPGWTQAEQAPEEVRTP
- a CDS encoding transposase, which gives rise to MGGLRSAAEPFVASGPSGVAVRTRLKHLTPGDEQVLHLVGAHLGSLAAKDLKVRCRDGLDHSGESWAVRKRELTPLSSSRWAGSITKATHDQWALARRCHLAHIQNLEAGVRTIEDRLSPPVGQKGTRKAPGGYRSAREWHAKSRRLRVLEDRLTAARADREAGIVHVVRGGKRLARTRHHLEAAGLTESAWRGRWEAERWFCQADGESGKRYGNETIRVSPDGEVSIKLPAPLAHLSNAPHGRYVLADRVAFAHRGGEWADRVAADRAVAYRIHYDTGRTRWYLTASWQIPPTPTLPIETALAHGVIGVDMNADHLAAWRLDTHGNPTGSPRRFCYDLTGTAEHRDAQIRHALTRLLHWAHACGVKAVAVEDLDFAAEKTREKHGRRKRFRQLVSGMPTGKLRARLASMADQTGIAVIAVDPAHTSRWGAQHWQRPLTSTTRKTTRHDAAAVAIGRRAQGHPIRRRTTPPPQHRSDAVGHRTVQARPGALGREGTRPRVPGPRTRSVRAGRGANAGNQNAQHRPGRSAEHGFWQQDSLPLSP